From the genome of Thermosynechococcus sp. NK55a:
AGAGAGCACTGTGATCCTTGAGGTAAAACTGGCTGGCACTGACGCCGCCCATGACCACATCATCAAGGGCACCCCAAACTTCCTTCAGAGGCGGCGTGGGATAGCGATAGTCAAAGAGAGGATAGGTGTTGGGTTGACTTTGAAAATAGGGTTGGGCACGTTCCAACAGATGCCGCATCCCCTCAAATTCAACGGCCTCTGGGCTAGCACCGACAATTTCAAGGCCCGGAGGTGGCGCGTTGGGATTGGGCTGTACCTTTGCCCCGACACAGTTGATCACCGCTCGACTCCCCTGCAGGAGATCCGCAGGCAAGGGCTGAGTCACATCGGCAACGACAATCTCTAAAAAGGGGTCTGGGGGAAGCCCACTTTCAGCCTTGGCGCGATCGCGCACCACTGCCCGCACAGCATAGCCTTGACCCAAGAGGGTTTTCACCACGGCTTGACCGGTTCGACCCGTTGCCCCCATAACCACCACCAGGCCACTGCCCCGATAGGCGGGCGGCTTGAAGAGATCCGGTAAAAGGGGGGACAGCACGGGGCGCAGAGGCTCCAGCGTTCCTACAAAAGGTAAGGTTTGAAAAAAGCGCAGTGTATCGAGAAAGCGACCAAGTTCCCAGTTATTTGCCATAGAGGGGCACCACGCTTGACCAGTGGGGGAATTTTTCCCCTGCCCTTAGTGTATCGTGCCACTGTTGGGCTGCCCATGTCAGCAAAGCCCGGCCATAGTCGCTGAGATGGGGAGGGCGCAGGTGTTTGGAGGGGTGGGGCCAAGTGGCTAGGAGCGCCTCTGCCTCGCTGTCTGTGACCAGGCGATCGCCCCAAAGGGCGTGGAGACGCCCTCCCTGATAGCGATAAATGCCAAGGTATTGATGCCCCTGCTGGGCGCGGCGTGACACGATCCCATCCTCTTCTAGGAGTGCGTTGCGATAGTGCCAGGCCATTGTGCCCAGGCTAGACAGACCCAAAAGAGGGACTTCCAATTGTTGGGCCAGTATGCGGGCAGTGACGACCCCCAACCGCGTTCCCGTAAAGCTGCCCGGACCACAGCCAATGGCGATCGCCCCCAGTTTAGCCCAAGTGTAACGACCCATGAGTTCCCCAAGGCAGGGGTGAAGTTGGCTGGCCAGTTCTCGACCCAAGGGCCATGTTTTCACCTCCAGCAGTTGATCCGCCTCCAGATCATAGAGACCGGCCACCAGTGTAGCATCACTCGTATCAAAGCCAAGACAAAGCAGATTAGCTCACTCCGATAGCGATCGCCACCAAGCCAGCCACTAAGAGCAATCCACCCCCAACCAACAGGGCTGCCCGTACTTTTTGCTGAGGTGTCCAAGGCTGCGCTTGATAGACCTTGGGTTCAATGGCAAAGTTGTTGAGGCGACCGCCCTCATCGGTGGTATAGCGCATCGAAACAAACCTCAATTCAGCGTTACAGTGCAGCTATTTTAACAAGCGAGCTTTAGGACTCTTGAGAATCCTTAACAATTTCTTGCAATTGACCATGCCGATCCAGGCGTAACCAACGACCGCGCCAGTAGATGCGATTACCAAAACAGCCCCCCAACCAAATCAGGAAACTCATCACATCCCGCAGAGGCAATAGCCACAACCACAACAGCAGCCGCGGCGTGCCCATCAAAACAATGCTGATCACGGCCTGCAACCAGCGAATCCCCTGCACCGTCAAAAAGAGCCCTAAGGTCCAAGGTGTTGGAAACAGACCCCACAGCAGGGCACTATAGACAGTGCCAAACGTCAACACTATGCCAAAATACTGATTGCCGCGATTGCTGCGAATACTGCGAGACCAGCGCAGTTCCCGTTGGACAGCCTTGAGAAAGGAATCATTGCCACAGTCATTGTCAAGGATATAGGTGGATAACTCCACCCGGTACCCCGCCCGCCAAGCCGCATATCCCAATTGATAATCTTCACCAACACGATTGAGGGCAATCTCAAAACCGCCAATTTTTTCTAGAACCTCCCGCCGCAACAGCACTGTAGGTCCAATGGCAAAACGCAGTCCCCCATCTAGGCGCCGCGCAACCAGCACACTAGGAATGAAGTCCAGACACCGCCCCAGGGCGACAAAGGCGGCTCCTAACCTTTGGGGCTGGTGATCGATGTAACCGCAGGTAACGACTCCCACCTCCGGATCCGCTAACGGTTGGGTTAGGGTGGCTAGGTAATTGGATCGAACCCGCACGTCACTATCTGTTTCCACAACCACGCCATAGCGCGCATGGGCAAATAGTTGCGATACGTTGCTGGTCTTTAGGTTGACGCCACGAATTTGGCTACAAAAATACCAACGGGCACGGTGGGGATAGGTTTCACAAATTGCCTGCAGGACGGGTATAGCAGGATCATTGGGGTTTTGCACACCAAAGAGAACTTCGTAAACGGGGTAGTTTTGCTCACACAGCGAGGACCAATTTTGCCATGCCCTTGCCTCTAAGCCACACACAGGCACCAAGATCGAGACTGCGGGCAAGGTCTCTAGGGGGGCGGTTTTCTCCTTTCTGAAATTTGTGAAAAATTGCCAAGTGAGTGCCCCTGCGACAATATAGAAAAGGGCCCCTGTACAGCTCAGCAGGGTGAGAAGAATGAGCACAAGACTCATGATCTAGCCGTAATGGTGCCACTTAGGGGTGAACTGGCACTGGCATAGGCTTTGACGGGAATGCGCCCCGCTAAGTAGGCAAGGCGGCCAGCAGTGGTTGCAAGTGCCATGGCTTTGGCCATTGCTGGGGCATTTCCCGCTTGGGCGATCGCCGTATTAATCAACAGAGCATCGGCTCCCAATTCCATGGCAGCGGCAGCCTCACTGGGCGTGCCAATCCCCGCATCCACCACAACGGGAACACTGGCTTGATCAATAATGATTTGGATATTGGCAGCATTGCGCAAACCTTGCCCTGAGCCAATGGGGGAAGCCAAAGGCATTACGGTGACACAGCCCACTTCCTCAAGGCGTTTGGCCAGCAGGGGATCTGCATTGATGTAGGGAAGAACTGCAAACCCTTCTTTGACCAGTTGCTCAGCTGCAACTAAGGTGCCAAAGGGGTCGGGCAACAGATACTTAGGATCCGGAATCACCTCAAGTTTGACAAAGTTGTTATCTTCTTGACCCAAGAGCTTGGCCATTTCTCGGCCTAAACGGGCAACGCGAATCGCCTCCTCAGCGGTTTGGCAGCCAGCGGTGTTGGGCAGTAGCCAGATTTTACTCCAGTCAAGGGCATCCACAAGCCCTTCATGACCCGGGGCATTGGTTTGAACGCGACGTACGGCTACCGTAACAATTTCGCAACCGCTTGCGGCAACACTGGCCTGCAGATCTGCAATGGAACGATACTTACCCGTACCAGTCATCAGACGTGAACGAAATTGCCGCCCAGCGATCATTAGCGGGGCATCTTCAATCAACTGCTCAGGAGGAGGCGCAGTCACCATGATGTCCTTGTGAAGTGAAAAGCACTAGGGTTTGCTTTTCTACAATATCAGGGTTACGCTCTTTGCTGCTGCGACCTTGGAAAACTTATGGCATCATAGAGGCACCATAATCACAGGAGTGCAACATTGGTGCATGGCACACATTGGCAACAATGCCGCCATTCAGGCTGCCGATCGCCTGCTACGCCAGTATGGGTTTGATTTGGATGGCTCCTCAGTTGAGGTCATCTTAGATCGCTGGTTGCGTCATTTTCCTCCCCGCTGGATTCGCCTCGCACTCATTGAAGCCCTTTATCTGGGGCGTTATAAAGCCATCTCTGTAGAGCAAATTTTAGAGCTGTGGCAACGGCGTGAGCAACCAATTTATCACTTCAACAGTGAGTTTGAAGCCATTATCTGCCAGTCATTGCCCGTTAGTGTGCCGGAACCTCCTCCTTCTCGCCTTTTAGAGACACCCAGCAATACCAGAATCAGTGAATTCCACCCCGATTCAGTTTCTGACCCATTTGTTACCAAGTTAACCAGTATTGTGCAGCAGTGGCAGTCCCAAGACTTCCTCGTGGAGCAAGGCGATCGCTCCTCCTAGGCCGTTGCAGGTTATACTCTTTTGGGTAAGATTTGGCACCTCCACCTATGGCTGTTTTTGAAGGCACCTATCAAGTTCTGGGAACGCCTCGCTTTGGCATTGTGATTTCCCGTTTCAATGATCTGATTACAACCAAGCTGCTAGAGGGTTGCCAAGATTGTCTGCGTCGTCATGGCATTGATCCCAATCCCCACGGTTCTCAAGTGGACTATGCTTGGGTACCTGGTAGTTTTGAAATCCCCCTTGTGGCAGCTCAACTGGCGGCCAGTCGTCGCTATGCTGCCATTATTTGTCTGGGGGCAATCATCCGTGGCCAAACCCCCCACTTTGATTATGTGGCTGCTGAAGTCACCAAAGGTATTGCCACTGCCTCTATGCAAACCGGTGTGCCCATTATCTACGGCATTCTCACGACTGATACGATGCAACAGGCCCTTGAGCGCGCTGGCATCAAAAGCAATAAAGGTTGGGAATATGCCCTCAATGCCCTGGAAATGGCAACCCTGATGCAAACTCTCCCCAGTGCCATCAATCCACCAACAACCAAACTCAGCCCCAGTACCCGTGTTCTCACGGATGGGTAATCCCAAACGGTCAAGCAGAAATTGCCCCCCAGAGCTACCAAGGACTGCCAATCATCGTAAATGCTGCCCAAAAGTATGGATGGGAAAGTAGACGCCCACCCCCAGGTTGAACTTCTTGGGGCAAAGGAATCGAAAGCCCTCCCCGCAGTCCAGCACTGCGCAGATGATTCTCCTCAATCACAACCTGCCCGCGGATCATGGCAAGCTGCGCCTGTCGCAAAGCCTCTGCCTTAATCGGAGCAGTTCTCAACTGGTCATAAAATGCCGTCATCAAGGCTAGTGTTCCTTCATCACTGACATACCAAAGGCTGGCAACCGAACTCTTCACACCTGCTTGGAGTGACAGTCCAGCAAACCCAAGTTCTGCATTGGCATCTCCTACTGCTGTGCGACAGGCACTCAGCGTCATTAGCTCTGTGGGTGGCTTGAATAAACGCAACTGCCCTAATTCAGCCATTGAAAGCCGCCTATCCCAAAACTGAATATAGGAATTTTGTGGCTTACCTACATTAAATTCAGCATGGGTCGCCAGATGCAGGATAGGATAGAGACTGCGCCGCCGCTGGGTTTCCAAGTTTGAGACCGTAAAAGCTTCATTGAGCAATACTTGCCCTTGACCTACCAGTTGAGTAATTGTTTGTAGCTCGATGGGAACTGCTGGCAAAGGACTTTGATCTGTGAACTTGGAGGCGCCTATTGCCAATACCGAGGCATTTTGCAACGGTTGGTAGCGGGTATCCACCAAGTTAATACTCGGAATGAGACCCAGGTTATAGCGTTCCACTAGAAACTGACCATTACGACCTATTGGACTATCACTAACTGTCGAGGAAATAAGATTTGACCCCGTGTGCAAAGCAGCGATCGGCACACTCCGTAACCCTTGATCAAGGGCAAAAACCAGTGTATTAATGCCTCGTGCTTGCAATTCAGTATCAACGCTACCCATGATCAATTGGTAGAGCTGCTGCGCGAAGGGCAGATAGGATTGGCTATTGGTTTTTGTTGGATCTCGCACTTCGCGGTTAAAAGCAGCAATGACGCGGCGCACGACTTCTTGGGGTACTCGAACGGATTGATAAATCGGTTCCCCTTGAGGCGTGATAATGAATATATCTAACTGGTTGGGTCGCCAAAAGACATGGGTCAGCGCAGGTTTTTGACCTGTTTCTTGAGCTATACGCCCCAATGATTCCTTGATTTGATCAATGTCAAGGAACTGTAGTCCCTCTTGGCCGGGAGTACTCAAAAATTCACTAAAGTACTCACCAAACTCAAAGGAATAAAGCTGCTGCAGCAGTTTGATAGCACTGTTGTAATCTCCCTGATCAAAAGCGGTACTGATTTGCTGACGGATGATTTCAATGCCGGGAAAGTAAAAGACTTGAGCGGTATTCTGGGGCAGTTGAGTGCTTTGTATCTCCTGGCCAAGATCTTGTTGAATTTGGGATTCTGGAGGTACTGGTGGGGGTGCTTGAGACACCCGATAGAGAAAACCAGGACCAGAAAATAGAGCAGGCTCAGGATAGGTGGTGTTGAATTGCTCTGAACCCGCGAGGCCGCCATTAATATTGAGATTTGGGTCAGTTGAATAAACGAGCCAGCGACCATTGGGGGTACTGAAGACATTTGGCCCATAGTTGTTAATAAAGTTATTTTCTGCAACAAGGACAATCGCATCCCCAGTCCCAACACCAGAAATTGGGGCATTAAGAACGATATCGCCTGTTAATGTTCGCAGGAAAATGCTGCGCCCTGTAATGCCTGTTGGATTAACACTGCCGACGGTAAGGGTACTGTTATTGACAAATTGCAAATCCCTCGAACTATTCAACTGAGCAGCCAGTGTCCCCACCTGGTTATTCGGGTTAGTCAAAATTGCACTGCCATCTTGTAAAGTTAAACCCAAGCTGCCTGCTCGGATGGGCGCACTTTGCGTTAGGTTCCCACTGTTTAAACTGAGGATTAGGGTATTGCCGTTGGTATTAATGCCAGTGGTCAGACCATTGACACCGTTGTTGAAACTGACGATACCTAGAGCGCCTTGATTACTCAAGTTCACATTTCCAGTGACATTTCCTGAGAGTGCCTGAAACTCATTGTTGGCATTGCTGAGGTTGAAAGTCCCCTGTCCGAGGAGTTGGAGCGTTCCCCCAGAAATGGTATGGCTGCCCTGAGTAACGCCACCACCGCTATTGAGTGTCAGATTACGACCATAGAGATTCGTTGTGCCAGAGCCATTGAACTGAATACCTAGGGAACTGGCGGCGGGGGTTTGTAGGGTGAGATTGTAGTTGAGGCTGAAGGGGCGAACATCAATGGGACCAGTGCCACTAGGATGACCGATGGTAATTAATGAAAAGCCACCCCTGATTTGGTTGAGGAGAGACTGATTAACGATTAGGTTACCCGTTGCACCATCGCCAAGGCCAACAGGGGTAGCCGCATCAATCGGTTGAAAGACAAGGTGGCCTGCCCCGTCACTATGGATATCTAGTGAGGTGGGATCACCGGAGATCTCAATCCCCCCTTGGGCTGCTAATGTGAGCACGCCATCTTGAACAGCAACAGTCAGGGAATCAGAGAGTACCAGACCGGGATTACCATCAGTGCCGCGACCTTCGATAAGAATATTCCCATGGCCAGTCGTTCTGACTGCAGCGGGGTCAGTTGGGCCAGCGTCGAAACGAATCCCAGGGCCTGATTGCCCCCCTGTGCCCCTGAGGGTGAGGTTGCCACCTTGACTAATGATCCTGGTGGAGTTGATCTTGATGCCCGTGTTGTTGACCGCAGGACCGGTACCGCCAGTACCTGTAAGGGTAATATTCCCTGTCGTGGTTTGAATTTGTGACCCTTTAAGACCGATGCCAACTTTGGAAAATACTTTAGGGCCGCTGCCGCCCGCGCCGGTCAAGGTAAGATTGCCAGCCTCGGCCCCGATTGAGGAGTTCTGAATTGAGAT
Proteins encoded in this window:
- the psb34 gene encoding photosystem II assembly protein Psb34 — protein: MRYTTDEGGRLNNFAIEPKVYQAQPWTPQQKVRAALLVGGGLLLVAGLVAIAIGVS
- a CDS encoding glycosyltransferase — its product is MSLVLILLTLLSCTGALFYIVAGALTWQFFTNFRKEKTAPLETLPAVSILVPVCGLEARAWQNWSSLCEQNYPVYEVLFGVQNPNDPAIPVLQAICETYPHRARWYFCSQIRGVNLKTSNVSQLFAHARYGVVVETDSDVRVRSNYLATLTQPLADPEVGVVTCGYIDHQPQRLGAAFVALGRCLDFIPSVLVARRLDGGLRFAIGPTVLLRREVLEKIGGFEIALNRVGEDYQLGYAAWRAGYRVELSTYILDNDCGNDSFLKAVQRELRWSRSIRSNRGNQYFGIVLTFGTVYSALLWGLFPTPWTLGLFLTVQGIRWLQAVISIVLMGTPRLLLWLWLLPLRDVMSFLIWLGGCFGNRIYWRGRWLRLDRHGQLQEIVKDSQES
- a CDS encoding thiazole synthase, whose amino-acid sequence is MVTAPPPEQLIEDAPLMIAGRQFRSRLMTGTGKYRSIADLQASVAASGCEIVTVAVRRVQTNAPGHEGLVDALDWSKIWLLPNTAGCQTAEEAIRVARLGREMAKLLGQEDNNFVKLEVIPDPKYLLPDPFGTLVAAEQLVKEGFAVLPYINADPLLAKRLEEVGCVTVMPLASPIGSGQGLRNAANIQIIIDQASVPVVVDAGIGTPSEAAAAMELGADALLINTAIAQAGNAPAMAKAMALATTAGRLAYLAGRIPVKAYASASSPLSGTITARS
- a CDS encoding CHAT domain-containing protein, whose protein sequence is MTGAGGSGPKVFSKVGIGLKGSQIQTTTGNITLTGTGGTGPAVNNTGIKINSTRIISQGGNLTLRGTGGQSGPGIRFDAGPTDPAAVRTTGHGNILIEGRGTDGNPGLVLSDSLTVAVQDGVLTLAAQGGIEISGDPTSLDIHSDGAGHLVFQPIDAATPVGLGDGATGNLIVNQSLLNQIRGGFSLITIGHPSGTGPIDVRPFSLNYNLTLQTPAASSLGIQFNGSGTTNLYGRNLTLNSGGGVTQGSHTISGGTLQLLGQGTFNLSNANNEFQALSGNVTGNVNLSNQGALGIVSFNNGVNGLTTGINTNGNTLILSLNSGNLTQSAPIRAGSLGLTLQDGSAILTNPNNQVGTLAAQLNSSRDLQFVNNSTLTVGSVNPTGITGRSIFLRTLTGDIVLNAPISGVGTGDAIVLVAENNFINNYGPNVFSTPNGRWLVYSTDPNLNINGGLAGSEQFNTTYPEPALFSGPGFLYRVSQAPPPVPPESQIQQDLGQEIQSTQLPQNTAQVFYFPGIEIIRQQISTAFDQGDYNSAIKLLQQLYSFEFGEYFSEFLSTPGQEGLQFLDIDQIKESLGRIAQETGQKPALTHVFWRPNQLDIFIITPQGEPIYQSVRVPQEVVRRVIAAFNREVRDPTKTNSQSYLPFAQQLYQLIMGSVDTELQARGINTLVFALDQGLRSVPIAALHTGSNLISSTVSDSPIGRNGQFLVERYNLGLIPSINLVDTRYQPLQNASVLAIGASKFTDQSPLPAVPIELQTITQLVGQGQVLLNEAFTVSNLETQRRRSLYPILHLATHAEFNVGKPQNSYIQFWDRRLSMAELGQLRLFKPPTELMTLSACRTAVGDANAELGFAGLSLQAGVKSSVASLWYVSDEGTLALMTAFYDQLRTAPIKAEALRQAQLAMIRGQVVIEENHLRSAGLRGGLSIPLPQEVQPGGGRLLSHPYFWAAFTMIGSPW
- the tsaB gene encoding tRNA (adenosine(37)-N6)-threonylcarbamoyltransferase complex dimerization subunit type 1 TsaB; this encodes MAGLYDLEADQLLEVKTWPLGRELASQLHPCLGELMGRYTWAKLGAIAIGCGPGSFTGTRLGVVTARILAQQLEVPLLGLSSLGTMAWHYRNALLEEDGIVSRRAQQGHQYLGIYRYQGGRLHALWGDRLVTDSEAEALLATWPHPSKHLRPPHLSDYGRALLTWAAQQWHDTLRAGEKFPHWSSVVPLYGK
- the ribH gene encoding 6,7-dimethyl-8-ribityllumazine synthase, whose translation is MAVFEGTYQVLGTPRFGIVISRFNDLITTKLLEGCQDCLRRHGIDPNPHGSQVDYAWVPGSFEIPLVAAQLAASRRYAAIICLGAIIRGQTPHFDYVAAEVTKGIATASMQTGVPIIYGILTTDTMQQALERAGIKSNKGWEYALNALEMATLMQTLPSAINPPTTKLSPSTRVLTDG